AAGCTGTTTATTGTGCTTCAGTTGATCCATCAGCTCGTCCCCGACCGCAATTTTCTGATCCCGAAAAGTCGCCGGCTGATCAGCCGAGTATACCGCGACCGTCAGATCCTGGGTATTGCTGTAAGGATCCCACAGCGCCCAAACGTTAAACCAGCAATAAAGGCTGGGAATGATGACCAGTGCCGCGATCAGCAGAAAAGCGAACGGACTTTTCACAATCCGTTTCCAGTCCAAAGCAACTAGTTTACCAATGTTACGCATAACTTCCTCCGAATGTCAGCTTGAAATATTGGTTGATTATATCACAGGTGTTTGCTCACGCCATTGGACAAAATGCGGGATGTGTTAGGTTTTGCAAGGACAGCGCTTGACGTTTCAGAATATCAAAAACATCATAAAAAGCCTTAACCCTACCTTATCAGGCATCCAAACACCCAAGGTAGCATTAAGGCTTATTTCAATGCAATTTTTCCTACAACGACGCCGGCGAAACCGACTCAACCTTCACATCTTCCCGTTGAACCGCAAGGAGATCCGCACCAGCTTGAACAGTTGTGTCCGCAACCGGCTCGATACGCGCGTATGATTTACTGTTCGTGATCAGCACGATGGTGGTTGGATCAAGTCCGGCCTTTTTGATCGCCGCTTGATCAAAGGTGCCGAGTAAGTCGCCCTTGTTGACATGCTGACCGGCTTTAACAGCCACCGTGAACGGCGCGCCTTTCAAATTGACGGTGTCGATGCCCAGATGGACCAGAATTTCCATGCCGTCATCGGTCGTCATGCCATACGCGTGGCCAGTGTCGGCAACCACCGACAATGTACCGGTTTGCGGGGCGTAGACGTTGTTGACGCCTTTTTCTGCTGGTTGGATCGCCAGTCCGTCGCCCATCATGCCGGAAGCGAAAACCGGATCGCTGACCTTGGCCAAGGCCACGGTTTCACCGCTGACCGGTGCGTAGACTTTGTCGTCGCTGACGGTGGAGGAAATCACGGCATTGGCCGTCTCGACGTTTTCGTCAGGCTTCAGAACTTCTTTAGGAATTGCGAATGCGTTGGTGGCAACGAAGGCAACCACCACCGTACCTAACGAAACCACTGTGTACCATAACAATGCGTGGCCGTTATAGATGTACATCAGGTAAGACGGCACCACCGCGAGTCCGTATGAGTTGGCTGCGACGTTGAGCATGCTGAGAATGGCCGCCCCGAGCCCGGACGTCAGCACCGTAACGATCAGTGGCCGGAAGTTGTAGCGAATTAAGACCCCGAATAACGTCGGTTCCGAAACCCCGAAGAGCTGCGACGTGAACGCGCCCATTGACGTGGCTTTTGCCTTATTGGAACGGGCCCGCAGGAAAATGGCGAGCGCCACGCCTAAGTTCGCGAATCCATACATAGCTTCCAACGTGATCAACGGGTTCAACCCGGTTGACGCCAGCAAAGATGTTTCGATGGCAATCATGGTCTGGTGGATCCCGATCAGGACCATCAGCGGATACGCTGCCCCGATCAGGAAGCCGCCAATCCCAAATGGCAAGTGGATCACCGCTTCAACGCCGACCAGCATCCCACTTTCAATCGCATGAACAATGGGACCGACCCCCAGAATCATGATGGCGAACGTGACCAGCATGGTGAGAAACGGCGTCAGAATCTGTTCCAACACATTGGGCATGTGCCGCCGGAAAAAGAGTTCCAATTTTGCCCCGATAAAGCCAGCCACCAGTGCGGTTAACACCGATCCCTGACTACCTTCAACCGGCAACCAGCCAAACAACATAATCGCCTTGGCACTGCCATCCGCCACAGAATAGGCATTCGGTAAAATCGGCGACACCAGCATCAAGCCGATGACGATCCCGATAATTGGCGTCCCTTTAAAATAGCGGAACGTTGACCAGACAATCAGCGCAGGTAGGAACGCGAACACCGTGTCGGTCAAAACGGAAATTACCGAGGTTAAACTCGCGGGAATATCACTGGGAACCGCACCGAAAAGTTTCAAGACCTGAGCGTTCGTGGCGGCACTTTTCAACCCTAAAAACAACCCGGTTGCGGCGATGACTGGAATAATCGGAATGAAAATACCAGACAACATCGCCATCAAGCGTTGCACGAGCGTTTTGTGCTCACCGGTTGCCGCCGCAGTCGTATCGGCGTCATCCTTGCCATAAATGGCATTCACCGTGCCTAGCTTGGCAATCGCCGCATACACATCGTTGACAACACCAGTGCCGATAATGACCTGATACTGGCCAGAGCCATAAAACACGCCTTTGACTTCCGGTAGTTTTTCCAGCGCCTTGTCGTCAATTGCCTTGCGATCCTTGACTACAAAGCGCAACCGGGTTTGGCAATGGGTCACGGAATCAATGTTGTTCTCCCCGACCAGCTTCAGAATTGCTTTTGCTTCTTGTTCATAATTTTTTGCCATCTTAATTCACCTCAATGAGAATTGCTTGATAAGGTTTCAACGTTGGTGCGGCATCCGGATAGTTATTAAGCCAGATCCGCCCAGCCGGTAATGCGACCGTTGCCGGCTGGGCGCTTAAATTGACGAAAATCTGCACATGCTGCCCGCGGGCATAGGCGATAACATGATCGTCTGCGACCTTGATCGGAGCAAAATCGCCCTCAATTAGATCCGTCCGCAATGACGAATCGTTGCGCAACCGGCAAAGCTTTTGGTAAAAGTGCCACACCGAGTTTGGATCTGCATGCTCATCCTGCCAGTTCACACCAGGGGCCTGCTGGGCGATTGGCAACCACGGCTGATGGGTGCTGAAGCCGCCATTGACCTGATCATTCCAAGGATACGGTGTGCGCGCATTGTCGCGTGACCGCCGATTGACACACGCCAGCGCCTCCGCTGGGGAATAGCCTTCCGCAAGCGCCCGCTGATAGTTATCGTGCGTCGGCAGATCGTCAAACTGGTCGATCCTGGTTCGCGTTGCATTGACCATCCCTAACTCCTGCCCTTGATAAATGAACGGACATCCCCGTAAGCAGAAGTACAACAATGCCAGTGCTTTGGCTCCGATAGCATTGCGATAAGCCGGATCCTTAATATACTTGCTCAAACTCCGCGGCTGGTCATGATTTTCCAAAAAGTTCGCGCCCCAACCAACCTTTTGAATCGCCAGCTGGCTTTTGGCAATCGCGTCACCTAACATTTTGGGTGTCCAGTCCGTTTGTTTGAACCATTCGGAACCGGAAGCCACATCGATATCGGCATAATGAAAATCAAAAATCATGGAAAAGTAGCCGTTGGGACCGATGAAATCAGCTAGCTGATCGTAACTTACCCCAGAAGCCTCGCCAATTGTGACGGCGTTGGCTGGACGAAAAGTCGCATCATTTAGCTCTTTAAGAAAACGACCCAGACCCGGACGATTTTCAGCCTTACGCTTGATCTTGCCAAGGCCATCACTGCCATCAGGGGTCAACGCCGCAAAGTCCTGATCCTTTTTAATAAACGTGATGGCATCAATGCGGAAGCCAGCCAAGCCTTTTGCCAGCCACCAATTAATCATTTGGTAAATGGCTTGCCGCAGTTTCGGATTTTCCCAATTGAGATCCGGTTGTTCCGGCGAAAAAACGTGCAGGTAGTATGTGTTCGGCTCACCCGGCACCACGGTCCAGGCCGAGCCGGCGCCGAAGTTCGAGCGCCAGTTATTCGGCGGCTGGCCGTCGTGACCCTGACGAAAAATATAAAACTGCCGATACGGCGAGTTTGGATCTTTTAACGCTGCCTGAAACCACGGGTGCTGATCCGATGTGTGATTCACCACCAAATCCATCACGACTTTAATGCCAAGCGTCTTAGCTGTTGCCATGAGCCGGTCAAAATCGGCCATGGTGCCAAACTGCGGATTGATGGCTTGATAATCCGAAATATCGTAGCCGTTGTCCACCATCGGACTTTTGTAAATCGGCGACAGCCAAATCGCCGTCACGCCTAATTCCTTAAGTTTTGGCAATTCCTCAATGATGGCAGGCAAGTCACCAATGCCATCGTCGTTACTGTCTTTGAATGACGCCGGATAAATTTGATAAAAGATTTCCTGTTGCCACCATGTGCGGCTGGTTGGATTGACCATGTTTGAATCCCCCTGCTAAATGACGCTTTGATATTTAAAGTGTGGTATCGATTCCATATTGGCTAAAAATAAAACTCAGGCGCTTTGCCTGATTTTTAACGATAACGCTAATGTTGCCGGATCCTTTTGGTGGTCGCCGCGGCCAAGTCCGCGCAACAACATATCCGTGGCAACCTGGGCCATCTCGGTCACCGGTTGATGAACGGTGGTCAGCGGCACGCGGGCGAACGGCGCAAATGGCTGATCATCATACCCCATCACCGCGATGTCATCCGGTACCTTCAGATCCGCCGCCAGCAAACTATCCAGCACGCCAACCGCCACTTCATCCGAGTTGGTAAAAATGGCGTCAGGCCGCTTGACTGGTGCTAATGCGGCTAATTGCTTGCCAATCGCTTGGCCTTCCGCGGCGGTATGCACTTGATCGAAAAGTAATGATGGCTCAACTGCCAGTTTATGTGCCGCCATAAAGTCAAAGAACGCTTGAGTACGGGTCTTCCCGTGCCGCGCGCTTTGAATGGCACCGCCTGTCACGTAGGCAAATCGGCGGTGCCCTTTTTCATACAGGTAATCAAGTGCATCCCGCGTTGCCTGATAATGCGGCAGCACCAAGGAAGTCGCATGTGGAATCTTCACATCGGCATTCACCACTACGACACGCCCGGGAAAAGCTTTGGCAACAGCCGCAACCCGCTCCGGTGCTTCAACCGAGGCCAAAATAATGCCATCCAGTTTCCGGCTTTTCAATTGATCCAAAAACCGCTCCTCGGCATCCGGATCGTCATAAGTCTGCGAAATCATCACTTGATAACCTTGCTCATGCAGCGTGCGCTCAATTGCATCAAACAACCCAGCGAAAAACGGATTCGTCACCCGCGAGACCAAAACCCCGATATTGCCAGTGGCTTGGGCCCGCAATGAGGTCGCTGCAGCACTCGGTGTATAGCCTAGCGTTTGAATCGCCGCTTCAATCCGCGCCTTCTTGTCCGCGGAAATATACGGATGATGATTTAAATATCGCGACACGGTTGTCACGCCGACCCCCGCTGCTGTCGCAATTTCCCGAATCGTCGCCATGGACTTGCTCTCCTTTTTATGGAATCGATTTCATAAAACGAGTATACAGCGCTTTCAGAGAATGTCAAGTTGTTATCCGGGAATTTTCCGCGCACTTTGCGCAGGACTGTCCTCACTAAACACCACGCCGAGGCAAACAAAAACTCCAGCCACATGACCAATTAAGGCCACATAACTGGAGCAAGGACATGACTTCTTTTAATCCTGCATTCGCCGGCCTCACAACCCGCCGTTATCCTTCCGCAAATTCCATGCCTGCACCGCGCTGACCGCAGCTGCCGGGGTGACGCGCACGGCACTGGGACAGGTGTCGCCAAAGAACCGGCCGGAAACCACGCGATAGCCATCGTCAATGAAAAGCTCGAAAACGGACACGTCAATGAACAACCGAATCGTCACGGTCTTACCTGCTGGAAAACCAAATTGCCGCAGACTACCGCCATTATTGCGGTTCTCCCGCTGCACCATACCCTGCCCGCTATCGGAATCAAGGTTAATCAGCAACTGATCATGATCGCCGTCAGGAATATGCAGCGTCGTCTTCTGTCCGGCCGCCAGCGTCATCGTGAGTTCGAAGGCACCGGTTAAGTCGGCCACTGACCAGTTGTCGGCCGTCTGTGTCACAGTCGGCAAGCTATCATCCGCAGTCTCGCGCAACGTCTCAACGTTTGGATGCGGCACCAGACAAACATGCCCATCGCGGAGATCCAGCTTCCGCACGTAACTCAATACGCCTTCCCAGCCATCGTCATCAGTTGGATAACTCGTGTCCGGCAAGCCTAACCACGAAATCGCAAGCGTGCCATCCTTTTCGGTATTGGCCAGCCGAGTCGCGTAAAAGTCAAAGCCTTTATCAATGTTCTGCAAGTGCTGATGCGTCAAGGCACCGGTTTCAGGATCAAAACTATCGGCCACAAGCGCAATGTTAGGGAAAACATTTTCATATTCGAAAAAGTCCTGATCCAACCCTTGCGGACAATAAACCAACACAACCTTACCGTTAATGAAGGCGATGTTAGGGCACTCAACCATGTAACCGCAAAACTCGTCCGGGATCCCGAGCGGCGCCACGAAACGCCAAGTCTTGTCCGGTTTTTTTTCGTATAACAAAATAGCGCCAGTGTGATCAGCACGCTGGCCGCCCACTAGGACATAGGTTTTGTCTTGATATTTGAAAAGAAACGGATCGCGAAACTCTTGGGTATACCCAGCTGGTGGCGCAGCAATCAACGGCTTAGGATCTTTAAACAGCCGACTATCCGCACCCAACACCGCACCCAGTTGAGTCGCATGCCGATGCCATTGTTCGTCACGCACATTCCCGGTGTACATGATCCGCAACGTGCCATGCGTCACCAGCGCAGAGCCAGTATAAGCCCCTTGCGCATCATGCTCGTCCTCCGGCAAAAGATCCCCCGGCACCCGCCGCCAGTTAAATAAATCTTTTGAGACGACATGCGCCCACGACTTCAGGCCATGAACGGGGCCAAATGGAAACTGCTGATAATAAAGATGCCATTTGCCGTTGAAAAAGTTCAGACTACACGGATCATTGATCAAGCCGGTGTCTGGTTGAACATGGGTTTTGGTCCGCCACTTACTTGCGGCGACTTGAGCTTTCAAGCTAGCCACGTATTCCGGTGTCCAAGCTGAATACGGCTGATAACGCTTTGCCATATGCTCAATTGAATCGGTCATGTACTTACCACCTTGTGTTTGAAATAATACCCTTATCTTATCTGAGTTAATGGCAATGTCAATGAAAGCGTGAACAAAATAACTTTAGTTTTTCCATTGTGCTTGATGTGCTGGGATTTAACGGCAAAAATGTGACGGCTTGGAACATCATGCCTAACCCTTTAAGAGTTCATTCGTAATATAACTCAATAATTCGCGCTCACCAAACAAAAACCCCGCAGCTGCTTGCTACGGGATTCGGGCTTGGCCGATCGGATGGAGGCCGATCGGCGACTTCACTTTGGAGGAGTAGAAATGAAAAAGTTGGTTGGGGTTTAGGAATGAGTGGGTGGCTCACTTCTATGCTGTTAATACTACCGACCATGTTTGAACATTTTGTGACGCTAAGTTGTTCTTTGTGTTAAGCATCTTACAAGCTTTCAGATCACCCATA
Above is a window of Lacticaseibacillus casei DSM 20011 = JCM 1134 = ATCC 393 DNA encoding:
- a CDS encoding PTS beta-glucoside transporter subunit IIBCA, encoding MAKNYEQEAKAILKLVGENNIDSVTHCQTRLRFVVKDRKAIDDKALEKLPEVKGVFYGSGQYQVIIGTGVVNDVYAAIAKLGTVNAIYGKDDADTTAAATGEHKTLVQRLMAMLSGIFIPIIPVIAATGLFLGLKSAATNAQVLKLFGAVPSDIPASLTSVISVLTDTVFAFLPALIVWSTFRYFKGTPIIGIVIGLMLVSPILPNAYSVADGSAKAIMLFGWLPVEGSQGSVLTALVAGFIGAKLELFFRRHMPNVLEQILTPFLTMLVTFAIMILGVGPIVHAIESGMLVGVEAVIHLPFGIGGFLIGAAYPLMVLIGIHQTMIAIETSLLASTGLNPLITLEAMYGFANLGVALAIFLRARSNKAKATSMGAFTSQLFGVSEPTLFGVLIRYNFRPLIVTVLTSGLGAAILSMLNVAANSYGLAVVPSYLMYIYNGHALLWYTVVSLGTVVVAFVATNAFAIPKEVLKPDENVETANAVISSTVSDDKVYAPVSGETVALAKVSDPVFASGMMGDGLAIQPAEKGVNNVYAPQTGTLSVVADTGHAYGMTTDDGMEILVHLGIDTVNLKGAPFTVAVKAGQHVNKGDLLGTFDQAAIKKAGLDPTTIVLITNSKSYARIEPVADTTVQAGADLLAVQREDVKVESVSPASL
- a CDS encoding glycoside hydrolase family 13 protein yields the protein MVNPTSRTWWQQEIFYQIYPASFKDSNDDGIGDLPAIIEELPKLKELGVTAIWLSPIYKSPMVDNGYDISDYQAINPQFGTMADFDRLMATAKTLGIKVVMDLVVNHTSDQHPWFQAALKDPNSPYRQFYIFRQGHDGQPPNNWRSNFGAGSAWTVVPGEPNTYYLHVFSPEQPDLNWENPKLRQAIYQMINWWLAKGLAGFRIDAITFIKKDQDFAALTPDGSDGLGKIKRKAENRPGLGRFLKELNDATFRPANAVTIGEASGVSYDQLADFIGPNGYFSMIFDFHYADIDVASGSEWFKQTDWTPKMLGDAIAKSQLAIQKVGWGANFLENHDQPRSLSKYIKDPAYRNAIGAKALALLYFCLRGCPFIYQGQELGMVNATRTRIDQFDDLPTHDNYQRALAEGYSPAEALACVNRRSRDNARTPYPWNDQVNGGFSTHQPWLPIAQQAPGVNWQDEHADPNSVWHFYQKLCRLRNDSSLRTDLIEGDFAPIKVADDHVIAYARGQHVQIFVNLSAQPATVALPAGRIWLNNYPDAAPTLKPYQAILIEVN
- a CDS encoding LacI family DNA-binding transcriptional regulator, producing MATIREIATAAGVGVTTVSRYLNHHPYISADKKARIEAAIQTLGYTPSAAATSLRAQATGNIGVLVSRVTNPFFAGLFDAIERTLHEQGYQVMISQTYDDPDAEERFLDQLKSRKLDGIILASVEAPERVAAVAKAFPGRVVVVNADVKIPHATSLVLPHYQATRDALDYLYEKGHRRFAYVTGGAIQSARHGKTRTQAFFDFMAAHKLAVEPSLLFDQVHTAAEGQAIGKQLAALAPVKRPDAIFTNSDEVAVGVLDSLLAADLKVPDDIAVMGYDDQPFAPFARVPLTTVHQPVTEMAQVATDMLLRGLGRGDHQKDPATLALSLKIRQSA
- a CDS encoding sucrose-6-phosphate hydrolase gives rise to the protein MTDSIEHMAKRYQPYSAWTPEYVASLKAQVAASKWRTKTHVQPDTGLINDPCSLNFFNGKWHLYYQQFPFGPVHGLKSWAHVVSKDLFNWRRVPGDLLPEDEHDAQGAYTGSALVTHGTLRIMYTGNVRDEQWHRHATQLGAVLGADSRLFKDPKPLIAAPPAGYTQEFRDPFLFKYQDKTYVLVGGQRADHTGAILLYEKKPDKTWRFVAPLGIPDEFCGYMVECPNIAFINGKVVLVYCPQGLDQDFFEYENVFPNIALVADSFDPETGALTHQHLQNIDKGFDFYATRLANTEKDGTLAISWLGLPDTSYPTDDDGWEGVLSYVRKLDLRDGHVCLVPHPNVETLRETADDSLPTVTQTADNWSVADLTGAFELTMTLAAGQKTTLHIPDGDHDQLLINLDSDSGQGMVQRENRNNGGSLRQFGFPAGKTVTIRLFIDVSVFELFIDDGYRVVSGRFFGDTCPSAVRVTPAAAVSAVQAWNLRKDNGGL